One Candidatus Zixiibacteriota bacterium genomic window, ACCTTATGAACAAAAAGAAAAAAGTAGCCAAAAAGAAGGAAAGCTACTACTAACTAAAACATGAAAATCCGAGAAACGGATCTGTAGGACAGGACATTTTAACTTTGCAGAAATTAGGACATTTTAATCTTGCTATAACATTTGGTCCTCTAAGTCCTTGACAATATGATTAGCTAACTATATCATTTCTTTCTATGGAACTGAATTTGCAGGAGAAATATTTTAAGCGAAACTTCGCTTCCGGGGTGATCAACGGGATTTTCTTTAATCTGGCTTTAGCCTTTATCAGCGGCTCGACCATCCTTCCTCTTTTTGTGAGCCAACTGACTGACTCTAACGTGCTGATTGGACTCTCCTCAACCCTGGAGACCATTGGCTGGCTGTCCCCTCAGCTTTTCGTGGCAGGGGTGACTCTGTATCAGAAAAAGCAGTTTCCGCTTTATATCAAAACGGCTTACGTCAGAGTGCTTGCATTTTTAGGGCTGGTTCTCTCGGTTTTCCTTTTTGGGGCGAAAAATCCTTCACTTCTTCTTCCTCTTTTCTTTTTCTTCTTCGCGGTTTATTCGCTGGCAGGCGGCTTCTCCGGGGTTGCCTTTATGGATATCGTGGGGAAGACCATACCATTTAACAAGAGGGGGAGCTTTTTCGGGATGAGGATGTTCTTTGGAGGAGCTTTAGCCGCCCTGGCAGGGGTTCTGGTAAAACAGATTTTTGAGCATTATCGATTTCCCAACAATTTCGGGATTATCTTTTCCCTGGCTTTCTTTTCCATTCTCCTGGGGATACTGAGTTTGCTTTCCGTTAAGGAACCTCCATTAATTGAGTCTAAACCCAGAAAAAGCTTAAAGGAAAATCTTTTACAGGGAATAGAAATATTCAAACAACACCGGGAATTCAGGCTTCTTTATTTTGTTCAGATTGTAATCGGGGCTTATGTTTTAGGGTTGCCATTTTATGTAATCTATGCTGAGAGGTTCTTAAAAATCCCGCCTGAGCTGGTGGGCATATTTTTGACCTCTCAGATGATCGGGTTTGTATTATCGAACCTCTTCTGGGGTTATCTGAGCAATCGGGGGAAAAACAGGGAGGTATTGCTGATTACCGCAATTATATCTTCTTTCCCCCCGCTGATACTTTTTGCCTACCACTTCTTTAGGCTTCCGATATTTTTCTACTCCTCGATTTTTTTCTTTTTGGGCTCAATCAATTCGGGCTTGAACATAGGTTATATGAATTATCTTCTGGATATCTCGCCAGAGCCTGAAAGGCCTATCTACGTTGGTCTGCTACATACCCTGACCGCTCCGACAATATTTTTATCTGCAGTAGGAGGGATAATAATACAGGTAAGTTCTTTTACTTTCCTTTATATCCTGGTCCTTTTAATCTCTTTTGGGGGAATTTTCATTTCCTCCAAGCTGCAGCCTAAGTCATCAGCTTAATTGTATCTCAGATTCAGGATTGAGGAGATACCTTACTCGGCATGGTCGGGTTAATACTATTAAAAACCTATTTATATAGGCGCAGGATTAAAACCGGAGGATCTTGAAAATAAGATTTAGAGTCCCGCCAACTAAAAGACCTAAGATGAATAGAATCGCCACCAACTTCAAGCTGTTTTTTAAACCTAATTCTTTGCTCATTACGAAGAATGTGGAAATACAGGGCAGGTAAAGGACTAAAAATATACATGCTATGACCAGGGATTTCGGAGGCAAGTGGAGGGGCTGTAATAAAGCAATGGAAATATCCTTTCGTAAAAATCCGGTTATTAACACAAAAACAGTTTCAGGGGGAAGGCCGAGAATGAACAAGAGTGGCGCTCCCAATATTCTGCTTGCAAAACTGATTACCCCTGATAAATCCAAAAGACCAATAAGAAAAATGCCCAGGATGATGAGAGGGACGGCTGAGGTGATAAATGAGCTTAGCCGAAACCAGACTTTCTTAAAGAGAATAGAAAGTTTTGGAACCCGGTAAGGAGGGATTTCAATAAGCAACTCTGGAGCTTCCCCTTTCAGAAGCTTGTTTAAAAGAAAACTTGCAGTTATCCCAATTACGAAGAGCAAGCTAAAGATCAAAATAAGATAATTACCCCCATAAGGAGTAACTATGCTTACGATCATTGCAGTCTGAGGCATACAGGGAGCGATCATAAGAATTAGGGCAATGGCAATGATCTTTTCTCGCTGAGTTTCCAAAATCCTTGTGGACAGTAAGGCCGGGACTTTACACCCCAAACCTAAGATAACGGGAATTGAGGAATAGCCATGAAGTCCCAAGCGGTGGAACATGTTGTCCAGAAGCACGGCAAGTCGAGGAAGATAGCCCCAATCCTCTAAAAAACTTAATGCCAGGTAGAAGGAGAACAAATACGGGAGGACAACGACAAAGGGGATGTATAGCCCGGCAGTTAAGACTCCAAATGATCCTAAAGGATCAGGGGTTGTGCCTAAAAGTAAATTATGCAGGAATTTTCCTGGCAGAAGCGTCTCAACAGCTTTTGTAACCGCTACCAGGTAATAATTTTTGAAGAGGGGGTCCAAAAAAATGTTTATCAAACCCTCGCCGATGAGCCTCACTATTCTAAATGTCCCATATAAAATAAGAATTGCGCTGGGAATCCCGGTAAACGGTTTTACTGTTAAATCTCCTATTCGTTCCAGGAATGTATGGTGTCTATGTTTTACCACTTGAACTTTTTCCACAATTCTGCCGATCTCATGCCATCTCTCGGCATTCTCAAATTGATAGTCTCCTTTCCTTGCTTCCGGCAATGTCTCCACCAACTTCTTTATTCCTTCGCCGGTTATGGCTACGGTCGGGACAACCGGAACTCCAAGAATTCTCTGCAATTTTTCTACGTCAATGGAAACGCCGATGTGCCCTGCTTCATCCCACAAATTTAAAGCAACGATTATGGGGATATCCTTTTTAAGGAGCTGGAGGGTAAGATTCAGATTCCTTTCTAAATTAGTCGCATCAACAATATCTATAATAATGCTCTCTTTCTCCGGTATTGCCCTATGTAGCATCTCGACTGCAACCTTTTCCGCGGGAGAGTTAGGTTCAAGTGTATAGGTTCCGGGCACGTCGATGACCTCCACCACCTCATCCCCTAATTTCAAATGCCCCCGGGTGAATTCCACGGTTGTACCCGGATAATTGGAGGTGATCACTTTTACCCCGGTGAGTCGGGAGAAAATCACGCTTTTGCCTACATTGGGATTGCCCATTAAAAGTATCTGCTTCATGTCTCTTGTATCTTTACAATTATTTTCTTAGCCAGGCCATATCCCAAGGCGATCTGTGAATTATCTACTCTGAGGGTAACCGGGCCTCGCATGAGCTGGGAACTTACCTTGGTGACCCTTTTCCCTACCCTTATGCCTAAAGATTCGAGACGGCGATGCAAACCGTATCCTCCTTGAATCTCCATCACTAACCCGCTTTCTCCCTCCTTTAGTTGGGTTAAATCGATTTTTCCCATTTTATATTTTCTGAGGTAAAGGTTTTTTAAACTATCTACAATCTTTACAATAACCAAAAATCTGCACGGTATGGCTTATCTCTTGAAACCGGCTTTTTTGGCAGATCTTTGCCTGAAGTCTTTCAATCTTTTTATCCGAGAATTCAATCACCCTGCCGCATTTTATGCACACCAGATGGTCGTGATGGGTATGTCCGAAGGTATGTTCATAATGAATGTGGTCCTCACCTAAATATACTTTCCTGACCAGACCAGAGTCGACCAGAAGTCCCAGAGTCCGGTAAACCGTAGCTCGGGAAACATCCTTTTTGTCCTTCTTTAACCTTAAGAATATCTCGTCAGCCTCCAGATGACCGTCGATGGAAAAAACCTCATCCAGGATCAGCTTCCTTTCCTTAGTCAGGCTGAGGTTTTTGGTCTTAAGATATCTCTCGAAAATTTCAATCTCTTTTTTCATACTCGCCTGTTTGAGATTTAGTCTCAATCTAAACTTTCATACGCAAAAGTCAAGGGTTTAATTGGGAAATTCTGTCGAAAAAAGATATGGGTGGTGTGAAGGTAGGGGCACGGCATGCCGTGCCCCTACGGTTCATAGATAGACCAAAACAATGGAGGTTTGAAGACCTCGGCTACAAATACTATCTGTAAGTGCTGAGGAAGGCTTCAGCCTCCCATTCTTTCTTTGTAAGGGATACGCCATTATACCCTTACATCATCCCTCTCAATACTCTTTCCCTCCAGACAGCAATCCAGATGCCGATGAAGATTAGAATTCCCCCAATATAGAATGTGGATGTAGGTATCTCTTTAAGTATGAGATAAGCCCAGAGAGTAGCCCCTAAAGGCTCCCCTAAGATCGTCATCCCGACTAAATGGGCTTTGACATATTTTAGGATATAGTTATAAAGGGTGTGCCCGACAAGTGTAGGTATCAAAGCTAAGAGCAGGAAAAGGACAAAGTTTTTCCAAGATAAGGGCGAAAAATTAAGCCCGGCAAAAAGGCAGAAGATAAATATCACCAGGGTAGAAATGGAGTAGACCAGGAAAATATAAGGGAAAAGATTCAATTTTCTTCTGATCCCTCTTCCCAAGGTGAGATAAAGAGCCGCAAAAACTGCTCCGACCAGTGAAAGAATGTCTCCTTTGAGGTTTGCCTGACTGATTTTAATATCGCCCCCAGCAATGACGAAAGTCCCGAATAGTGCAATTAAGATAGCAGCAAATACCCAGATGTCGACTTTCTCCTTTAATATTAGAGGGGTGAACAAAGCTACGAATACCGGTTGGGTAGCCACAATCACCACAGAACTGGCGACAGAGGTATAGGCTAATGACGAAATCCAGGTTATGAAATGGAGACCCAGAAAAGAACCGGAGAGTACGCATAACAAAAGCTCTTTTCTGTTCAAGACCTTATAATCTGATATTCCTCTTTTTAAAAAAAATGGAAAAAGAATTATCGAAGCCAAACCCATCCTGTAAAAAGAGATTATGAAAGAGGGAGCAACAGCCAGCTTTATAAAAATCGAAGCCCAGGAAACCGAGGTAACGGCCAGAAGAAGAATCAGATAGTTTTTATACTGTTTTGGCAATGCCGTATCCCCATCCTCTAACTCGTCTTTTATGTGCATGTCGGGTCCCCTGACCCGACATAACTCTTCCGCCAGGTCAGGGGACCTGGCGGACACAGAGTATTTTTTGTATTTTGCTCCCGGCTACCTGCTACAAGCTCCCTGCTTCTTATATTTTTTCCAGATAATAATCGCTTTCCCCCAAACCTAACTTTTCTGCTGCTTTTATCTGAATCCGGGCATCCTTTTTATGCAGGGCACTCAAGATATCCTCACCCTTTTTTAATTTTATCCCATCAGCTTTGGACTGGGGCAAAGGAACTGCCTTTTCGATTAAGTCCATTGTAGCAGTCTCAATTGCCACTATATCATCCCCAATCAAAATCCCCTGGTCCTGAATCAAAGGGTTATCTGAAACTGCCATACAGTCACATTCTGGCTGAACGTCCAAGATGAAGTTGATATATAAAACTTTACCTGGTTCAAAGGTGTCTAAAACCGCTTTGGCAGACTCAGCTAAAGAAGCTAAGAAATTATCATGAGATATCGGGACAGACAAAGCTTTTTCCGGGCAGATCTTCACGCATCTGGCACATCTCCAGCACTTATCCTCATCCACTTCAAAAAAATCTTTCCTGACTGTAATCGCTTCTACTGGACAGTTATCTGAACAAATGGCACAATAGGTGCATAGTTCTTTATTCCAGGACATTATCTCAGTCATCTGAAAATGCATCTTTCCCCTTCCCCCTTCTTTCCAGGTATGATTACGGGTTTGAGGACAGACGCAACCCATGGCTAAATTCTTTATCGCTCCGGCTAAGGAAGAGTCTATATGACCTTTGATATGCGACAGGACCATCATCGATTTAGCATCATAAATGGCTGAGGGAATCGCAAGCTCCTTTAAGAACTTACCAGCTTTAACTGTAACTGAATCCAGTCCAAAAATGCCATCTGAAATTATCACCGGACACCCTAAAGAGAGCTGGTTATACCCCATCTCATTAGCCACTTCCAAATACTCATAAGGCTTAACCCTGGAGGAATCAGTAACAAAAGGACTGGCACCAACTTTTTTCAACTGCTCCGCAACTAAGCGTACGAAATTGGGCCTGATGGTATGATGACCACCCCTGTTTCCCAGGTGCATCTTGATCGGGACAAGCTCATCCTTTGAGAAATATTTTGTCAGGTTGATTCTTTCTAATCCTTTTTCCAGTTTTCCCGATAGACTGTATCTATAATCAAACTTTTCCACCCTGGAATCAATGAAATAAATCTTCTTTGCCATTTCCTCACCTCGGATGTAGATGTAGAGGAAGGCTTCAGCCTTCCATTTTGAATACGAAGACAATGGAGGTCTAAAGACCTCCGCTACATTTTAATTATCGCAACAGAACACTCGTCTTTCTTGTTTTTCAGCCTTTAGGCTTTAGACTATTGCCTTTAGCCTTTTAAAATAGACTAAATGACTTGGGCAACTGCAATCGCTTGACCCAAACCCTTTCACAACCACTTCACAATTTTTCTTCCTTAGAAGCTCTTTATTCAGATCACATTCAGCTACCATATTCTTGTGGTTTTGATTATACTGGATGACTTTCAAAATCTTACAATGCGGAAGCAAGTAATCGATGTGCCAGAAATTCTTCTTTTCCTTTCTCAGATGTCTATTTATCCTTCCTTCCAGACCATTCAGAGCGCTGCCGGTATATACGTAATGCCCTTCTGGAAAATCGTGTTCGCCTTTTTTACCGATCTTAATACGGGATTTTCTGTCCAGATAAAGGAGTAGCTGATAATTCCCTCTGGTCATCTTATCTTCTTAAGAGCTTGGTCCAAATCCTGGATAAGGTCGTCAGCATCCTCTATCCCACAGGATAAACGCAGCATCCCTTTAGTCACCCCTGATTTTTCAAGCACATCTTCATCCAGCCCGTAATGAGAGGAAAAAACCGGTATGGAGGCTAAGGATTCAACTCCACCTAAGGAGACTGCATTCTTAATGACCTTTAGATTGTCCAGAACCTTCAGAGTTGAACTCAAATCCTTTAATTCAAGAGTGACTACCCCTCCGAAACCCTTCATCTGTTTTTTTGCCAGATTATGCTGAGGATGGTCTTTTAAGCCGGGATAATAAATCTCTTTAATCTTAGGATGCTTTGAGAAATATTGAGCGATTCTCAGGGCATTCTGATTCTGTCTTTCGACTCTGAGGGGTAAAGTCTTTAACCCTCTTGCAAATAGATATGCGCCTAAGGGGTCTAAACATCCGCCTAAGAGCTTCATCACCTCAACTGCTTTAGAAATGAAATCTTTTTTGCCGATTACCACTCCGGCAATGAGATCGCTGTGCCCGGCTAAATACTTGGTTGCGCTGTGAATCACCACATCCACCCCAAATTCCAACGGTTTTTGATTGAAAGGGGTGGCAAAGGTATTGTCAATCACTGTGGTCAATCCAAACCTATGTGCGATCTTGACCCCTTTTTTTATGTCTACTATTCTCAGGTTAGGGTTAGTCGGGGTTTCCAGATATATGACTTCAGTTTTGAAATTAATGAAATCCTCAATCTTTTCTAAATCTTCTGCATCCACAAAATGAACTTTGATTCCCAGTTTAGGGAAAAGTTCTGTGAAAAGGCGGTAAGTGCCTCCATAGATGGGAGAGGTGCTGATGATCTCTTTTCCGGAGGAGACCAAAACCAGAAGCGCGGTGGAAATCGCCGCCATTCCGGAGGAGGTGACCAATGCTGCTTCGCCACCTTCCAGGGATGCCATTTTCTTTTCCACAAATTTCAATGTGGGGTTGGCATAGCGGGTATAAAAATAGAAGCTTTTATCCCCTTTAAGATATTTTTTCAGCTCGGCAGAATTCTTGAAGACAAAGGTAGAGCTTTGAAAGATAGGTTCAGACAACGCCCGAAGGGGAAACATCTCTTCTCCTAAATTTACAGCCAGGGTGGAGAATTTCTTATTATTTTTCAAGCTGACTCCTTTTCGCTTGATAGATTTCTAATGCCTTTATTCTCCGAACAGGGTTTTTAAATCCGAGCTGACGACTTCATGATTGATCTGTCCCGAATATTTTTTGACTATCCTGCCCTCTTTATCCAGGAGAAAACTTGTGGGCACACCTTTGAGGCCGCCGTAACTTTTTATCACCGATTCATCTCCCAAAAGAACAGTGTAGGGAATTTTCATCTGCTGCACGAATGAATCCACCTCCCCCAACCCTTTTTTATCCAGAGAGATGCCGATTATCTCCAGTCCGGAGTTTTTATATTCCCGGTTAAGTATTTCCAGGGTAGCGATATCCTCCTTGCAGGCAGGACACCAGGTCGCCCAGAAATTCAAAAGGACCACCTTTCCTCTGAATTCTTTAAGGGAGTGCATTTTCCCGCTCAGATCGGAGAGAGAAAAGTCGAAAGGCGGCGCGGGTGGGCTCTTCTCTGTCTTTTTTCCACAACCTAAAAGAAGGAGAAGCAAGATAAGAGATAGAAACTGAGTAGATTTCTGCAAAGACAAACTGACTCCTTTTTTGTTATTATAAGAAAGGAATTCTGAAGAAAATTGCAAGGGGAAAATAAGGAATTGCGCATTCAATTTCAGGATAAAGTGAGGATTCCAGTAAGCGCAATGACTAATGACTGATGATGAATGACAACTAACAGGATTCGAGGAGTCAAGGCATCAAGAGATCAAAACGACTTGGAACTTGTCCTCCTCTCCCTAAGGGAGAGGAGACATAGGTGAGGTCATTGTCTCGGTTTTGCCCATAACATTCCCACCTTGTGGGCAAAGTGGGGTACAGGGGGGTTATGTATTAGCAGAAAGTTCATTCTTGCGACCCTAAAAGGGTCGCACTACGATGGCTGGCAACAGGTCTTGCCACAAAAAAACTCGGGCGAGCAGTTCTTACTCGCCCGGAATCTTGCTCGTAGATCTGGAGAACTCTATGGGAGTTTAGGGCAGGGTTTGCACACGTCCCAGCAGTAGAACGGCGGTGGCTCGACAGCGCAGACGTGGTAGCAGCACAGGCGCGAGGCATCAGCCGGTTTTGGGGCGCTGAGCATGGCAAATCCCAGTGCCACTGTAAGAACTGCAAATACCAGGGCAAATGCCCTCATCTTTCTAAAAAACCTCATCTTGTATCACCTCCTTTTATTATCCTAGTGATTCTTAATCTAAGTTCTCTTCTGGATTCTCGTTTCCTCCTGGGCGAACAGTCTCCCTTGTTCGCCCAGGATCAGCTCAACCTACCGGATCAGAAATCTTAAGGGAAGGTCGGACACTTGCAGCACTGCTCCCAGCAGTAGATAGGTTCTTCCACTGTGCAGTACATGCACCAGCAGTCGCACCGGCTGGCATCTGCTGTTCTGGGAAGAGTTAGCACTGTAAATCCTGACACCAGGGCCAATAGCGCGAAGAGGAGCGCAAAGAAGCTCAGCCTTCTGAGAAGCTTCATCCGATATCACCTCCTTGTGACTCTGGAAGTTTAATCCGCCCTTCGATGGGCGAAGGGATTTTTCTCAGAGAATATTCCGCTCCTCATTTCGACTTCACAAGCTCATTTGTAGCAAACGACCTGGCACTCGTAAACCGGATCAAACTTGCAGATTAATAGACACCTTTTGGCTGAAGCGCTCACGTAGAGTGAACCCCAGATAACCACTGCCAGCGCAAATACCAGCACCGCTACTTTAATCTTTCTGAATAATTTCATCTATCTCACCTCCTTTCCTTTCTTGGGTTTGAAGAATCACGAGATCATCGACTCGATCTCTTTTCTATAATTTTCCGGAAGAGGCCCGGGCCATACTTTCTGAACCGTGCCGCTGGTATC contains:
- a CDS encoding MFS transporter; the protein is MELNLQEKYFKRNFASGVINGIFFNLALAFISGSTILPLFVSQLTDSNVLIGLSSTLETIGWLSPQLFVAGVTLYQKKQFPLYIKTAYVRVLAFLGLVLSVFLFGAKNPSLLLPLFFFFFAVYSLAGGFSGVAFMDIVGKTIPFNKRGSFFGMRMFFGGALAALAGVLVKQIFEHYRFPNNFGIIFSLAFFSILLGILSLLSVKEPPLIESKPRKSLKENLLQGIEIFKQHREFRLLYFVQIVIGAYVLGLPFYVIYAERFLKIPPELVGIFLTSQMIGFVLSNLFWGYLSNRGKNREVLLITAIISSFPPLILFAYHFFRLPIFFYSSIFFFLGSINSGLNIGYMNYLLDISPEPERPIYVGLLHTLTAPTIFLSAVGGIIIQVSSFTFLYILVLLISFGGIFISSKLQPKSSA
- a CDS encoding ferrous iron transporter B gives rise to the protein MKQILLMGNPNVGKSVIFSRLTGVKVITSNYPGTTVEFTRGHLKLGDEVVEVIDVPGTYTLEPNSPAEKVAVEMLHRAIPEKESIIIDIVDATNLERNLNLTLQLLKKDIPIIVALNLWDEAGHIGVSIDVEKLQRILGVPVVPTVAITGEGIKKLVETLPEARKGDYQFENAERWHEIGRIVEKVQVVKHRHHTFLERIGDLTVKPFTGIPSAILILYGTFRIVRLIGEGLINIFLDPLFKNYYLVAVTKAVETLLPGKFLHNLLLGTTPDPLGSFGVLTAGLYIPFVVVLPYLFSFYLALSFLEDWGYLPRLAVLLDNMFHRLGLHGYSSIPVILGLGCKVPALLSTRILETQREKIIAIALILMIAPCMPQTAMIVSIVTPYGGNYLILIFSLLFVIGITASFLLNKLLKGEAPELLIEIPPYRVPKLSILFKKVWFRLSSFITSAVPLIILGIFLIGLLDLSGVISFASRILGAPLLFILGLPPETVFVLITGFLRKDISIALLQPLHLPPKSLVIACIFLVLYLPCISTFFVMSKELGLKNSLKLVAILFILGLLVGGTLNLIFKILRF
- a CDS encoding ferrous iron transport protein A; protein product: MGKIDLTQLKEGESGLVMEIQGGYGLHRRLESLGIRVGKRVTKVSSQLMRGPVTLRVDNSQIALGYGLAKKIIVKIQET
- a CDS encoding transcriptional repressor, producing MKKEIEIFERYLKTKNLSLTKERKLILDEVFSIDGHLEADEIFLRLKKDKKDVSRATVYRTLGLLVDSGLVRKVYLGEDHIHYEHTFGHTHHDHLVCIKCGRVIEFSDKKIERLQAKICQKSRFQEISHTVQIFGYCKDCR
- a CDS encoding DMT family transporter, which produces MHIKDELEDGDTALPKQYKNYLILLLAVTSVSWASIFIKLAVAPSFIISFYRMGLASIILFPFFLKRGISDYKVLNRKELLLCVLSGSFLGLHFITWISSLAYTSVASSVVIVATQPVFVALFTPLILKEKVDIWVFAAILIALFGTFVIAGGDIKISQANLKGDILSLVGAVFAALYLTLGRGIRRKLNLFPYIFLVYSISTLVIFIFCLFAGLNFSPLSWKNFVLFLLLALIPTLVGHTLYNYILKYVKAHLVGMTILGEPLGATLWAYLILKEIPTSTFYIGGILIFIGIWIAVWRERVLRGMM
- a CDS encoding DUF362 domain-containing protein encodes the protein MAKKIYFIDSRVEKFDYRYSLSGKLEKGLERINLTKYFSKDELVPIKMHLGNRGGHHTIRPNFVRLVAEQLKKVGASPFVTDSSRVKPYEYLEVANEMGYNQLSLGCPVIISDGIFGLDSVTVKAGKFLKELAIPSAIYDAKSMMVLSHIKGHIDSSLAGAIKNLAMGCVCPQTRNHTWKEGGRGKMHFQMTEIMSWNKELCTYCAICSDNCPVEAITVRKDFFEVDEDKCWRCARCVKICPEKALSVPISHDNFLASLAESAKAVLDTFEPGKVLYINFILDVQPECDCMAVSDNPLIQDQGILIGDDIVAIETATMDLIEKAVPLPQSKADGIKLKKGEDILSALHKKDARIQIKAAEKLGLGESDYYLEKI
- a CDS encoding GIY-YIG nuclease family protein, which codes for MTRGNYQLLLYLDRKSRIKIGKKGEHDFPEGHYVYTGSALNGLEGRINRHLRKEKKNFWHIDYLLPHCKILKVIQYNQNHKNMVAECDLNKELLRKKNCEVVVKGFGSSDCSCPSHLVYFKRLKAIV
- a CDS encoding aminotransferase class I/II-fold pyridoxal phosphate-dependent enzyme; this encodes MKNNKKFSTLAVNLGEEMFPLRALSEPIFQSSTFVFKNSAELKKYLKGDKSFYFYTRYANPTLKFVEKKMASLEGGEAALVTSSGMAAISTALLVLVSSGKEIISTSPIYGGTYRLFTELFPKLGIKVHFVDAEDLEKIEDFINFKTEVIYLETPTNPNLRIVDIKKGVKIAHRFGLTTVIDNTFATPFNQKPLEFGVDVVIHSATKYLAGHSDLIAGVVIGKKDFISKAVEVMKLLGGCLDPLGAYLFARGLKTLPLRVERQNQNALRIAQYFSKHPKIKEIYYPGLKDHPQHNLAKKQMKGFGGVVTLELKDLSSTLKVLDNLKVIKNAVSLGGVESLASIPVFSSHYGLDEDVLEKSGVTKGMLRLSCGIEDADDLIQDLDQALKKIR
- a CDS encoding TlpA family protein disulfide reductase is translated as MSLQKSTQFLSLILLLLLLGCGKKTEKSPPAPPFDFSLSDLSGKMHSLKEFRGKVVLLNFWATWCPACKEDIATLEILNREYKNSGLEIIGISLDKKGLGEVDSFVQQMKIPYTVLLGDESVIKSYGGLKGVPTSFLLDKEGRIVKKYSGQINHEVVSSDLKTLFGE